The window GCCCTTGTCTCCCGGCCGAATCAGCAGATCGGCGAACGGCCGAGAAGGGTCCTCGGCGAAGTGCCGGCGCTCCGCCCGGACCCAGCCGGCCCAGAACTCGCTCTGCTCCGCCCCGTCCCGCGCCCGCCCACGCGCCCAGGACATCTCTTCCGGCACCTCCATCCACACCAGCCCCGCCAGGTGCGGTCGCAGCGCACGCCGGCCCGCCCCCACCCCCTCGACGACGATCACGGGCGCGGGCGGTAGGACACGCGCGGGACCGAACGCGCGCGCACGCCAGTCGTACGGGGCGCAGCGCGCGCTCCGGCCGTGCCGGAACGGCTCGATCACCTGGTCGAGCAGACGGTCGGTCCAGGAGAACAGGTCCTCGTGCGTGGCGACGTCGTCGAGATGCAGCACCGGGGCGCCGCCGAGCGCGTCGGCCAGACGCCCGGCGAACGTGCTCTTCCCGGAGCCGGCGTGCCCGTCGACCCCGACCAGCCGGACCGGCCCGCAGGAGGGCGGCAGCCGTCGCAGCCGGGCGGCGACGGCGTCGATCGCGGGGTCCATGGGCCCGGGGGAGATGCGCATACCTGGATTGAACACCGTGCCGCGCGGCCCTGACCATGTCAGTGGTCCCGACCAATATTGGCGGGCGTGGCGAAGCGCGAGGTGCTGGCAGAAGCCGTCGCCCGCCGTCCATAGTGGGCGAACAGCCGTGCGTCTGACCTGTTCCTTCCGGATCACTGGGGGTCTCCCGCAGATGACGAGCCTTTCCGAGCCGTCCCGCAGAACCGTCCTGACCGCAGCCGTCACCGCCGCCGCAGCAGCGGCGGCCGGGGGTTCGACGGGGCAGGCGGTCGCCGACACCACGAGCGGCCGGGGTGAAGCCCTCGCCCACCTCGCGCCCGCACCGGATCGCCTCACGGACTACCACTCCTGGACCACCTACACCGACTGGCGCTCCGGCAGCCCCGGAGGCACCCGGGCCGAGGCGGGGGTGCGGCCGGGGCTGGTGATCGACGTGCCGCTCGGCACGGTCGACCACACCGACCCGCACACCGGGCGCACGGCCGCCTGGGAGTACGCGACCTGGACCTCCCCGGTCCACCGGCTCACCGTGCCCGCCACCGAGGTCATCGCGTCCTGGAACGCTCGCACCCCGGCCGGCACCTGGGTCCAGATCGAGCTGCGGGGCACGTACTCCGACGGCACGGACACGCCCTGGTACGTGCTGGGCCGGTGGGCGGCCGGCGACCAGGACATCAGGCGCACCTCCGTCGACGACCAGAAGGACGGCAGGAGCAGTGTCTGGACCGACACCCTCGCGATCGACGATCCGGCCACCGGCCTGCGCCTCGCCTCGTACCGGCTGCGTCTGACCCTGTACCGCACGCCCGGCACCCGGCTCACGCCCACGGTGTGGCGGCTCGGTGCGATGGGCTCCGACGTGCCCGACCGCTTCACCGTCCCGGCCTCCGTCCCCGGGATCGCGCGGGAGCTGAACGTCCCGCGCTACTCGCAGGAGACCCACAAGGGCCAGTACCCCGAGTACGACAACGGCGGTGAGGCCTGGTGCAGCCCCACCTCCTCGCAGATGATCATAGAGTTCTGGGGCCGCAAGCCCAGCGCCGCGGATCTGGCCTGGGTGAACCCGGCGTACGCAGACCCGCAGGTGTGCCACGCGGCGCGGTTCACCTTCGACTACCAGTACGAGGGCTGCGGCAACTGGCCCTTCAACGCCGCGTACGCCGCCACCTACAAGGACATGCAGGGCGTGGTGACCCGCCTGGACTCGCTCACCGACCTGGAGACGCTGATCGCGGCGGGCATCCCGGCGATCACCTCCCAGTCCTTCCTCGCGGCGGAGCTGACGGGCGCGGGCTACGGCACGGCCGGACACCTCATGACGGTCATCGGCTTCACCGCCGACGGC is drawn from Streptomyces bottropensis ATCC 25435 and contains these coding sequences:
- a CDS encoding uridine kinase family protein, with product MRISPGPMDPAIDAVAARLRRLPPSCGPVRLVGVDGHAGSGKSTFAGRLADALGGAPVLHLDDVATHEDLFSWTDRLLDQVIEPFRHGRSARCAPYDWRARAFGPARVLPPAPVIVVEGVGAGRRALRPHLAGLVWMEVPEEMSWARGRARDGAEQSEFWAGWVRAERRHFAEDPSRPFADLLIRPGDKGYEVLTGPATTPGTRPSLTQGDGPSAMC
- a CDS encoding peptidase C39 family protein, coding for MTSLSEPSRRTVLTAAVTAAAAAAAGGSTGQAVADTTSGRGEALAHLAPAPDRLTDYHSWTTYTDWRSGSPGGTRAEAGVRPGLVIDVPLGTVDHTDPHTGRTAAWEYATWTSPVHRLTVPATEVIASWNARTPAGTWVQIELRGTYSDGTDTPWYVLGRWAAGDQDIRRTSVDDQKDGRSSVWTDTLAIDDPATGLRLASYRLRLTLYRTPGTRLTPTVWRLGAMGSDVPDRFTVPASVPGIARELNVPRYSQETHKGQYPEYDNGGEAWCSPTSSQMIIEFWGRKPSAADLAWVNPAYADPQVCHAARFTFDYQYEGCGNWPFNAAYAATYKDMQGVVTRLDSLTDLETLIAAGIPAITSQSFLAAELTGAGYGTAGHLMTVIGFTADGDVVANDPNSPTNEAVRRVYRRREWENIWLRTKRYNAAGKIVSGTGGICYLYFPARPTARQRAALAAVGVC